The following are encoded in a window of Salinigranum halophilum genomic DNA:
- a CDS encoding luciferase domain-containing protein, whose product MNSTLAPITHRVSRWSGVDTDSSHDGETFRVGGRTFAHLSRHGSLTVPTTPALRDQLLTDGFADSVPGVPALVRYRVRSPADVPGAIRLARVAYLQHAGSRARAFDADTHLRRLGASTELAALLVGPRAGGPGETSA is encoded by the coding sequence ATGAACTCGACACTCGCGCCCATCACACACCGCGTCTCCCGATGGTCCGGCGTCGACACCGATTCGAGCCACGACGGGGAGACGTTCCGGGTCGGCGGCCGGACCTTCGCACACCTCTCTCGGCACGGTTCCCTCACCGTCCCGACGACGCCCGCCCTCCGCGACCAGCTGTTGACTGACGGCTTCGCCGACAGCGTTCCGGGGGTGCCGGCGCTCGTTCGGTACCGAGTCCGTTCGCCCGCGGACGTCCCCGGGGCCATCCGACTGGCCCGGGTGGCGTATCTCCAGCACGCCGGGTCACGAGCGCGGGCGTTCGACGCCGACACGCACCTCCGACGGCTCGGCGCGAGCACCGAACTCGCCGCGCTGTTGGTCGGACCGCGAGCGGGCGGTCCGGGCGAGACAAGCGCCTGA
- a CDS encoding HAD hydrolase family protein, which produces MERYDLLYRLYEDFDTAAIRDLQTFVDVFPAVDSRVALDYWQDARAELDTRKAEVRDSFAVGETLVEIAATADRDHAFTGLDLHSKYGRAVNVLVLDVDETLRSAGGTDNEIPRETLHALTEFHEAGVPIVICTGQTLENVKGFLIQGLGNELVHSSDVSIVYETGTGVFTPGHGSQTKRLLYDELDEEMISVFDEVRSRVLPEAPDDVARGIHLQGNEFNVTLKPNFDVGSPEAERVIDRGLVYLVDLLGEAVAAETDEVTTRGSDWARAYFAAADPEIEQVFESEGASVDCAPDEVPEAVTAIFERVDVAYYHADAAEVGSLELNKPRGVGAALEVLGIDDPFLVVMGDSKSDLRVMEWAAENECGIAAAPEHSSAAVLDHVRSTDGLVFDRGGAAAMLRTIYVMNLLADL; this is translated from the coding sequence ATGGAACGATACGACCTCCTCTACCGGCTCTACGAGGACTTCGACACGGCCGCCATCCGGGACCTCCAGACGTTCGTCGACGTCTTCCCGGCCGTCGACTCGCGGGTCGCCCTCGACTACTGGCAGGACGCCCGGGCCGAACTCGACACGCGGAAGGCGGAGGTACGCGACTCGTTCGCCGTCGGCGAGACGCTCGTCGAAATCGCCGCGACGGCCGACCGCGACCACGCCTTCACCGGCCTCGACCTCCACTCGAAGTACGGACGCGCGGTGAACGTGCTCGTCCTCGACGTCGACGAGACGCTCCGCTCGGCGGGTGGGACGGACAACGAGATCCCCCGCGAGACCCTCCACGCGCTCACGGAGTTCCACGAGGCCGGCGTCCCCATCGTCATCTGCACGGGTCAGACCCTGGAGAACGTCAAGGGGTTTCTCATCCAGGGGCTCGGGAACGAACTCGTCCACTCGAGCGACGTGAGTATCGTCTACGAGACCGGCACGGGGGTGTTCACGCCCGGCCACGGCTCACAGACGAAACGGCTCCTCTACGACGAACTCGACGAGGAGATGATCTCGGTCTTCGACGAGGTACGCTCGCGCGTCCTCCCGGAGGCTCCGGACGACGTCGCCCGCGGCATCCACCTCCAGGGTAACGAGTTCAACGTCACGCTCAAACCGAACTTCGATGTGGGCTCTCCCGAGGCAGAGCGCGTCATCGACCGCGGGCTGGTCTACCTCGTCGACCTCCTGGGCGAGGCCGTCGCGGCCGAGACCGACGAGGTGACGACGCGTGGCTCCGACTGGGCGCGGGCGTACTTCGCGGCCGCCGACCCCGAAATCGAACAGGTGTTCGAGAGCGAGGGCGCGTCCGTCGACTGCGCACCCGACGAGGTGCCCGAGGCCGTGACTGCCATCTTCGAGCGCGTCGACGTCGCCTACTACCACGCCGACGCGGCCGAGGTCGGCTCGCTGGAACTCAACAAGCCCCGCGGCGTGGGGGCCGCGCTCGAGGTCCTCGGCATCGACGACCCGTTCCTGGTCGTGATGGGCGACTCGAAGTCCGACCTCCGGGTGATGGAGTGGGCCGCCGAGAACGAGTGCGGCATCGCCGCCGCGCCGGAACACTCCTCGGCGGCGGTGCTCGACCACGTCCGCTCGACCGACGGGCTCGTCTTCGACCGCGGTGGCGCGGCGGCGATGCTCCGGACGATATACGTGATGAACCTGCTCGCCGACCTCTAG
- a CDS encoding DUF5799 family protein: protein MADWTDRIVGDRMTVDREFNDRVMASEFASQEWSLIMTATEFEIENADDPERARIVANTDKLEGMMPHIEEAGKRQQSMAGGGGRDDGGGDSIIDTVKGALGLGNGREDHDAKLAAAEKLVQEYADELQSHLESRGKWEQVRRSYES, encoded by the coding sequence ATGGCAGACTGGACCGACCGTATCGTCGGCGACCGGATGACGGTCGACAGGGAGTTCAACGACCGCGTGATGGCCTCCGAGTTCGCGAGTCAGGAGTGGAGCCTCATCATGACTGCGACGGAGTTCGAGATCGAGAACGCAGACGACCCCGAGCGGGCACGGATCGTCGCGAACACCGACAAACTCGAGGGGATGATGCCGCACATCGAGGAGGCGGGCAAGCGCCAGCAGTCGATGGCCGGCGGGGGTGGCCGTGACGACGGCGGGGGCGACAGCATCATCGATACGGTCAAAGGCGCGCTCGGACTCGGAAACGGGAGAGAGGACCACGACGCCAAACTCGCCGCTGCCGAGAAACTCGTCCAGGAGTACGCCGACGAACTCCAGTCCCACCTCGAATCGCGGGGGAAGTGGGAGCAGGTCCGACGGTCGTACGAGAGTTAA
- a CDS encoding DUF7557 family protein — MAQIQVDEETLERLDGLRVEDEEYDEIINELINIYRASEMTLFHAGDEY; from the coding sequence ATGGCACAGATACAGGTCGACGAAGAGACGCTGGAGCGACTCGACGGACTCCGTGTCGAGGACGAGGAGTACGACGAGATAATCAACGAACTCATCAACATCTACCGGGCCAGCGAGATGACGCTGTTCCACGCGGGCGACGAGTATTAA